One genomic segment of Suncus etruscus isolate mSunEtr1 chromosome 15, mSunEtr1.pri.cur, whole genome shotgun sequence includes these proteins:
- the CIRBP gene encoding cold-inducible RNA-binding protein isoform X3, protein MAPLGPQAVMASDEGKLFVGGLSFDTNEQSLEQVFSKYGQISEVVVVKDRETQRSRGFGFVTFENIDDAKDAMMAMNGKSVDGRQIRVDQAGKSSDNRSRGYRGGSAGGRGFFRGGRSRGRGFVRGGGDRGYGGSRFESRSGGYGGSRDYYSSRSQGGGYGDRSSGGSYRDSYDSYATHNE, encoded by the exons ATGGCTCCTCTCGGCCCTCAGGCTGTAATGGCATCAGATGAAGGCAAGCTTTTCGTCGGGGGCCTGAGCTTTGACACCAACGAGCAGTCGCTGGAGCAGGTTTTCTCGAAATACGGACAGATCTCAGAAG TGGTGGTTGTGAAGGACAGAGAGACCCAGAGATCAAGAGGCTTTGGGTTTGTCACCTTTGAGAACATTGATGATGCCAAGGATGCCATGATGGCCATGAACGGGAAG TCGGTGGACGGCCGGCAGATCCGAGTGGATCAGGCAGGCAAGTCTTCAGACAACCGATCCCGCGGATACAGGGGTGGCTCTGCTGGGGGCCGTGGCTTCTTCCGTGGTGGTCGTAGCCGGGGCCGTGGATTTGTGAGAG GAGGAGGGGACAGAGGCTATGGGGGCAGCCGGTTTGAGTCCAGGAGCGGGGGCTATGGCGGCTCCAGAGATTATTATAGCAG CCGGAGTCAGGGCGGCGGTTATGGGGACCGGAGCTCAGGCGGGTCATACCGAGACAGCTACGACAGTTACG
- the CIRBP gene encoding cold-inducible RNA-binding protein isoform X2, whose product MASDEGKLFVGGLSFDTNEQSLEQVFSKYGQISEVVVVKDRETQRSRGFGFVTFENIDDAKDAMMAMNGKSVDGRQIRVDQAGKSSDNRSRGYRGGSAGGRGFFRGGRSRGRGFVRGGGDRGYGGSRFESRSGGYGGSRDYYSSRSQGGGYGDRSSGGSYRDSYDSYGKSRSRRSVLPWPVVGAVTLASSVSHPG is encoded by the exons ATGGCATCAGATGAAGGCAAGCTTTTCGTCGGGGGCCTGAGCTTTGACACCAACGAGCAGTCGCTGGAGCAGGTTTTCTCGAAATACGGACAGATCTCAGAAG TGGTGGTTGTGAAGGACAGAGAGACCCAGAGATCAAGAGGCTTTGGGTTTGTCACCTTTGAGAACATTGATGATGCCAAGGATGCCATGATGGCCATGAACGGGAAG TCGGTGGACGGCCGGCAGATCCGAGTGGATCAGGCAGGCAAGTCTTCAGACAACCGATCCCGCGGATACAGGGGTGGCTCTGCTGGGGGCCGTGGCTTCTTCCGTGGTGGTCGTAGCCGGGGCCGTGGATTTGTGAGAG GAGGAGGGGACAGAGGCTATGGGGGCAGCCGGTTTGAGTCCAGGAGCGGGGGCTATGGCGGCTCCAGAGATTATTATAGCAG CCGGAGTCAGGGCGGCGGTTATGGGGACCGGAGCTCAGGCGGGTCATACCGAGACAGCTACGACAGTTACGGTAAGTCCCGTTCCAGGCGCTCCGTGCTTCCATGGCCTGTGGTGGGAGCTGTCACCTTGGCATCCTCTGTGAGCCACCCAGGCTGA
- the CIRBP gene encoding cold-inducible RNA-binding protein isoform X1 has product MAPLGPQAVMASDEGKLFVGGLSFDTNEQSLEQVFSKYGQISEVVVVKDRETQRSRGFGFVTFENIDDAKDAMMAMNGKSVDGRQIRVDQAGKSSDNRSRGYRGGSAGGRGFFRGGRSRGRGFVRGGGDRGYGGSRFESRSGGYGGSRDYYSSRSQGGGYGDRSSGGSYRDSYDSYGKSRSRRSVLPWPVVGAVTLASSVSHPG; this is encoded by the exons ATGGCTCCTCTCGGCCCTCAGGCTGTAATGGCATCAGATGAAGGCAAGCTTTTCGTCGGGGGCCTGAGCTTTGACACCAACGAGCAGTCGCTGGAGCAGGTTTTCTCGAAATACGGACAGATCTCAGAAG TGGTGGTTGTGAAGGACAGAGAGACCCAGAGATCAAGAGGCTTTGGGTTTGTCACCTTTGAGAACATTGATGATGCCAAGGATGCCATGATGGCCATGAACGGGAAG TCGGTGGACGGCCGGCAGATCCGAGTGGATCAGGCAGGCAAGTCTTCAGACAACCGATCCCGCGGATACAGGGGTGGCTCTGCTGGGGGCCGTGGCTTCTTCCGTGGTGGTCGTAGCCGGGGCCGTGGATTTGTGAGAG GAGGAGGGGACAGAGGCTATGGGGGCAGCCGGTTTGAGTCCAGGAGCGGGGGCTATGGCGGCTCCAGAGATTATTATAGCAG CCGGAGTCAGGGCGGCGGTTATGGGGACCGGAGCTCAGGCGGGTCATACCGAGACAGCTACGACAGTTACGGTAAGTCCCGTTCCAGGCGCTCCGTGCTTCCATGGCCTGTGGTGGGAGCTGTCACCTTGGCATCCTCTGTGAGCCACCCAGGCTGA